In the genome of Nonomuraea sp. NBC_00507, the window AGGAATACAGCGAGTTCCTTCGTTGGGCTCGAGACAAAGGTGGAAGCAGTGGTCTCCTCGATCGATTCGGCGGCACCTTTCGCAGAACCAGTGAGGTGGATGACTATCTTGGCCTGCAGATCCCATCCTCCTCTGGAAGCGGAAGATGAGGGATTCGCGCCTACTTGGCTCCCTGTGCGCTCTGGTGTTGCTCGCGGCAGCATGCACCCCAGAGAAGCCAATCGTCTCCACACCGGCCCCAACTCCCCAGCCGATCGTGGACGCCCCGCCATACGTATGCAAGCTCGTCCCTGAGCAGGCGTTTCGTGTGGTGAGTGGGGTAACCGGATCTCTCGTGGAGAGAATGGCTGGCAGTGTGGAAAGCGGCGAGTGCTGGGCTCCTAACGCGACACCTTCGCCTCTTCAAGTGAACTGGCTGCAAGCGGACAGCAGGGCGAATGAGAAGCATCTGGACTTCCTCATGGACGATAGGCGTAGCGTTTACACACGGCACGGCGGGATTACACTCCCCGCCGACGTTGGCCATGGTATGGCCGCCTACCTGACGAATAGCCCCTTGGACGATCAACCGTACCGTGTGAGCGCGAAGTTCCGCTGCGGAGGCAAAGACCGGATGATCGACATATTCTTGGCCCAGATCGCCAAAGGCAGGGATGCCATCAAAGACATGACCGAGCTCATGCGCATCGCCCAGAAGCGTTACGGCGAACTATACGACTGCGCTCCTGGCACATAAAACAACTCGACCGCGCCTCCCGTTGGTCACGAGGCGCGGTCGAGTGATCAGGGCAGGGCCTTGTGGGCCGTGTGCCGAGCACCGTCCCCGCAGGTCATTGCGGGGCCGGAGTCCAAGGACCTACTAAGGAACGGTCAGCGGGAAGCGCGGTTGACCGCGGAGATGATGGCCTTGAGGGACGCCGTGGTGGTGTTGGCGTCGATGCCGACGCCCCACAGCACCTGCCCGTTGACGTCGCACTCCAGGTAGGACGCCGCCTTGGCGTCGCTCCCGGCGCTCATCGCGTGCTCCACGTAGTCGAGCACCCGCACCTGGATGCCGACCCCGGCGATGGCGTCGATGAAGGCTGAGATCGGGCCGTTGCCGGAGCCTTCGACCTCGCGGATCTCCCCGTCGAGGCGGACGTCGGCGCTGATGCGGTCCTTGTCGTCCACCGTGGACTCGTGGCGGTGGGCCATGAGGCTGAGGCGGCCCCACCGGTTGGCCGGGTTGGGCAGGTATTCGTCCCGGAAGATTTCGAACATCTCAGCCGCACCGACCTCGCCGCCCTGCTCGTCCGTGCGGGCCTGCACGACCTTGGAGAACTCGATCTGCAGCCGGCGCGGCAGGTCGAGCTGGTGGTCGGCCTTCATGATGTAGGAGACCCCGCCCTTGCCGGACTGGCTGTTGACGCGGATCACGGCCTCGTACGTGCGCCCGATGTCCTTGGGGTCGATCGGCAGGTACGGCACCGCCCACGTGAACTCGTTCACCGGCACCCCGGCCACCGCGGCGTCGCGCTCCAGGTGCTCGAAGCCCTTCTTGATGGCGTCCTGGTGGGAGCCGGAGAAGGCGGTGTAGACCAGCTCGCCGCCCCACGGGTGGCGCGGGTGCACGGGCAGCTGGTTGCAGTATTCGGTGACGCGGCGGATCTCGTCGATGTCACTGAAGTCGATCTCGGGGTCGACGCCCTGGGAGAAAAGGTTCATGCCCAGCGTGACCAGGCAGACGTTGCCGGTGCGCTCGCCGTTGCCGAACAGGCAGCCCTCGATGCGGTCGGCGCCGGCCATGTAGCCCAGCTCGGCGGCGGCCACGGCGGTGCCGCGGTCGTTGTGCGGGTGCAGTGACAGCACGATCGAGTCGCGGTGCTTGAGGTGGCGGTGCATCCACTCGATCTGGTCAGCGTAGATGTTGGGGGTGGCCATCTCGACGGTGGCGGGCAGGTTGATGATGACCTTGCGGTCGGGGGTGGGCTGCCACACGTCGTTGACCGCGTCGCACACCTCGACGGCGTATTCCAGCTCGGTGCCGGTGAACGACTCCGGCGAGTATTGGAAGTAGACGTCCACGTCGGTCGCGTCGGCGAGCTTCTTGACCAACTTGGCGCCCTCGACCGCGATGGCCGTGATGCCGTCCTTGTCCTGGCCGAACACGACGCGCCGCTGCAGCGTGGAGGTCGAGTTGTAGAGGTGGACGATGGCCTGCTTGGCGCCCTCGATCGACTCGAAAGTGCGCTCGATCAGCTCTGGCCTGGCCTGGGTCAGCACCTGGATGACGACGTCGTCCGGGATGCGGTCCTCTTCGATGATCTGCCGGATGAAGTCGAAGTCGGTCTGCGAGGCGGCCGGGAAGCCTACCTCGATCTCCTTGTAGCCCATGCGTACCAGCAGCTCGAACATCTTGAGCTTGCGGTGGGAGTCCATCGGGTCGATCAGAGCCTGGTTGCCGTCACGCAGGTCCACCGCGCACCAGCGGGGCGCCTTGGTGAGGACCTGGTCGGGCCAGGTGCGGTCGGTCAGCCGGATCGGTTCGAAGGGCTGATAACGATGGATCGGCATGGGACTGGGCTGCTGGGCGGTCATGTCAGATGCTCCTCGTCGGTCTTCGAATGGAAGCGGCCGACGCGCACGACTGGCTCCGCGGCGAGGGAGCCGGCCTCAGAGGCCCCCGCCGCGGCAGCTAAGAAGCAGCCCGCGCAGCATGACATGAACGTTACCAGAGGTCTCGGGATGCGCTGGGCCGGATCTCATATCTTGAGAACGCCGAAGGACGCCGATCACCCGTCGATCAGGACGCTGAGGCAGGTCACGCACCCCTCGAGCTTCTCAAACTCTGAAATATCGACCTTCGTCACACTAAGTCCGCGTCTTTCGAGCATCGCGGCGGTCTGGGGCGCCGAGGCGGCCATCAGGACCCGGTCGCCGCCCATGAGCACCACGTGCGCGCCCGACTCCTCCGGCGGCTCCAGCATATGCGGCAGGTTCACGTGCCTGGGATCGCCGATGAGCGTCCCGTCGGGGAGCGCCGTGACCGCCGACTTCAAGTGCAGCACGCCTGTCATGTTCACGGGCACCACTCGGCGCTCCGGCAGCAGGGCCGTCAGCTGCCCGATGCCGGCGTCGTTGGTGCGCGCCGACCTGCCGACGTACACGGTGGGGCCGACCTGCAGCACGTCGCCACCGTCGAGGGTGCCGGGCGGCGCGATGCTGACCGTCTTCATGCCCAGCTCCCGTACGGCCTGCGCCACGGACTCCACCTCCGGCCGCCGCTCGGCCGCACCGGGCCGGGTCAGCACGGCCAGCCGCCCCGCCACCAGCACCGCGTCCTCCACGAATGGCGCGTCGGGCAGGTCATCGGCGGGCTTGGCGTACGCGGGCCGCCAGCCGCCGGCGGCCAGCGCGGCCACGTAGGCGTCGTGCTGGGCGGCGGCCCGCTCGTAGTCCATCGGCTCGCGCTCGATATGGGTGACGATGCCCTCGGCAATACGGGGGCCAGGTTTCCTTACCAGCGCGATACCAGACATACGGCGTGTTCTATCACGCAGTGATTAGAGTCATCCGCATGCGGGACGACGAGATACTCACCAAGATCAGTGCTCTGGTCGACGAGGAGCACCAACTGCGCAACAAGCTGACGACCGGCGACGTGACGACGGACGAGGAACACGCGCGGGTGAAGGAGCTGGAAACGGCCCTCGACCAGTGCTGGGACCTGCTCCGGCAGCGCCGTGCCCGGCGCAGCGCGGGCGAGGACCCCGACGGCGCCGCCGTGCGCCCGCCCGGCGAGGTGGAGAACTACCGCCAATAGAGAGCCCATCGAAATTCATTAGCTCCGGCCGCCGCGGGTGCGCTTTGCTGGCCGCATGAGGATCCAAGCCATCGACCCAGGCCGGCACGAGGATCTGATCGCGGGTCTGCACGACGCGTACGTGGCGGCCAACTCCCACGATCCCGGCCCCTTGCTCTCCCTCCCCGTGTTCCGCCGCGAGGTCTGCACAGACCTGCCCGGGCAGCTGACCGAGGCATGGGCGGTGGTGGAGGACGGCAAGGTGGCCGGCGGCTACGGGCTGGCGCTGCCCAGGCTCGACAACACCCACATGGGGTGGCTGTTCCCGCTCGTGGTCAGGCCAGAGCGCCGGTGCCGCGGGCTCGGCACGGCGCTGTTCGAGCACGCCCTGGACCGGTTGCGCGGGCACGGGAGGCGGCTGCTGCTCGCCGAGACGCCTGGCACCGGCGTCGGCGCACGGTTCGCCCGGGCGCGCGGCATGACGGTGTCCCTCGCGGAGGCCCGCCGCACCCTCGACCTGCGCACGGCCGACTGGGGCGCGTTGGAACGCATGCTCCCCCAGGCCGACGGCTACTCCTTGGAACGGTGGATCGGACCCGCCGGCCCTGAGCTGGTGCCCGATCTCGCCCTCCTGATGAACGGCATGAACGACGCTCCGCGCGACGCCGACCTCGAGAACGCGGTCTTCAGCGCCGAACGCCTGCGCGACCGCGAGGAGCGCATCACTCCCAACGGCGTGACCTGCTACACCACGATCGCCCGCCGTGACTCCGACGGCGCTCCCGCCGGCTACACCCGCGTCTACCTCCAGGCCGACCGCTCCGACGGCTGGGGCAACCAGGCGGACACGATGGTGCTGCGCGAGCACCGGGGCCATCGCCTGGGGCTGCTGCTCAAGCTCACCAACCTGCTCTGGCTGCGCGAGCGGGAGCCCCACCTGGAGCGGATCATCACCTGGAACGCCACTTCGAACGGCCCCATGCTCGCCATCAACGAAGCCATGGGCTTCGAGCTCCTCGACGAGTGGAACGAGTGGCGGCTGGCGCTGTAGGCGTGGAAGACCCGTCGCCAGGAAGGATGGACCATGTGATCAAGAGGCGCGGGCGACACCGATGCGTATGGCCATCGGGAATTCGGCGTCAACGCGAGTTCGTCACCGTGCGGGTGAGGAAGTCGGTAACCGCCTTCTCGTAGCGGGCGGGGTCGGAGTTCCACGACTCGACGTGCTCCGCGTCTGGGAACTCCTCGTAGGTTACCGGCCAGTTCATCTTCTGGGCCGCCGCGACAAAGACGTGGTTCATCCGCAGCGGTGCCGGCGTACACGTCCTTGTCTACGGCGTATACGTAACGCTGGAAACGCCAACGTCTGCGCGCGACCCGACCCAGATGAAGATCCTCTTTCAGGGGTCGGCCGCCGGCCGCTGACACCTTTCCGCCATCGCCATGGCCCAGATGAGATCGCTTCGACGAAGCGTTGACTCCCTCGAACGTTACCGTTAACGTACTCGCCAGGAACGATCACAAGGGAGGTTCGCCATGAGTGAGCGTGCACTGCGCCGCCGTCGATTCCTGGGTACGGCCATGGCGGGAGCGGCCGGCGCCTTGGCGCTCGGCGGCGTGGCGGATGCCACCGAGTCGCTTGATTGGCCCCCGCACGGGGATGCGCCGCCCGTACTCCCGGCTCCCCCGGCCGGATTCACCTGGACGCTGGATCCCGCGAAGAGCGACGACTTTCGCGGAGACGCGCTGGACACCGACAAGTGGTCCACAGAACACTGGATCGAGATCAACAACAACATCGTCGCGTTCAAGCCGGACAATGCCACCGTGCACAGGGACAAGCTTCACATCTGGCTCAAGAAAGAGCCGTACAAAGGTGTCAATTACACCGGCGGTTACGTCAGGTCAAAGTTCTACATGGCTGAGGACACCTACATCGAGGTCCGCGCGAGGATGATCCCGCACGTCGCGAACGTCAACTCGGCGATCTGGATGTATGACGTGCCCGATCCCGCCTTGAACCCGAACGTGGAAA includes:
- a CDS encoding DUF2630 family protein; amino-acid sequence: MRDDEILTKISALVDEEHQLRNKLTTGDVTTDEEHARVKELETALDQCWDLLRQRRARRSAGEDPDGAAVRPPGEVENYRQ
- the leuA gene encoding 2-isopropylmalate synthase yields the protein MTAQQPSPMPIHRYQPFEPIRLTDRTWPDQVLTKAPRWCAVDLRDGNQALIDPMDSHRKLKMFELLVRMGYKEIEVGFPAASQTDFDFIRQIIEEDRIPDDVVIQVLTQARPELIERTFESIEGAKQAIVHLYNSTSTLQRRVVFGQDKDGITAIAVEGAKLVKKLADATDVDVYFQYSPESFTGTELEYAVEVCDAVNDVWQPTPDRKVIINLPATVEMATPNIYADQIEWMHRHLKHRDSIVLSLHPHNDRGTAVAAAELGYMAGADRIEGCLFGNGERTGNVCLVTLGMNLFSQGVDPEIDFSDIDEIRRVTEYCNQLPVHPRHPWGGELVYTAFSGSHQDAIKKGFEHLERDAAVAGVPVNEFTWAVPYLPIDPKDIGRTYEAVIRVNSQSGKGGVSYIMKADHQLDLPRRLQIEFSKVVQARTDEQGGEVGAAEMFEIFRDEYLPNPANRWGRLSLMAHRHESTVDDKDRISADVRLDGEIREVEGSGNGPISAFIDAIAGVGIQVRVLDYVEHAMSAGSDAKAASYLECDVNGQVLWGVGIDANTTTASLKAIISAVNRASR
- the ddaH gene encoding dimethylargininase; translation: MSGIALVRKPGPRIAEGIVTHIEREPMDYERAAAQHDAYVAALAAGGWRPAYAKPADDLPDAPFVEDAVLVAGRLAVLTRPGAAERRPEVESVAQAVRELGMKTVSIAPPGTLDGGDVLQVGPTVYVGRSARTNDAGIGQLTALLPERRVVPVNMTGVLHLKSAVTALPDGTLIGDPRHVNLPHMLEPPEESGAHVVLMGGDRVLMAASAPQTAAMLERRGLSVTKVDISEFEKLEGCVTCLSVLIDG
- a CDS encoding GNAT family N-acetyltransferase; protein product: MRIQAIDPGRHEDLIAGLHDAYVAANSHDPGPLLSLPVFRREVCTDLPGQLTEAWAVVEDGKVAGGYGLALPRLDNTHMGWLFPLVVRPERRCRGLGTALFEHALDRLRGHGRRLLLAETPGTGVGARFARARGMTVSLAEARRTLDLRTADWGALERMLPQADGYSLERWIGPAGPELVPDLALLMNGMNDAPRDADLENAVFSAERLRDREERITPNGVTCYTTIARRDSDGAPAGYTRVYLQADRSDGWGNQADTMVLREHRGHRLGLLLKLTNLLWLREREPHLERIITWNATSNGPMLAINEAMGFELLDEWNEWRLAL
- a CDS encoding glycoside hydrolase family 16 protein, translated to MSERALRRRRFLGTAMAGAAGALALGGVADATESLDWPPHGDAPPVLPAPPAGFTWTLDPAKSDDFRGDALDTDKWSTEHWIEINNNIVAFKPDNATVHRDKLHIWLKKEPYKGVNYTGGYVRSKFYMAEDTYIEVRARMIPHVANVNSAIWMYDVPDPALNPNVEIDMHEYLRPLDKPNEVHNSFHLWYKKPGSQPGPPADSHTSLANVDWLSRSNLDAGYHVYGLERRKKGTGSGRPGGFVRFYLDGVPHWTYGATFIPELVTQPRPLIFNVNGNAGIPVDSHLPASMQVDWVRVYNLTEQ